In Flammeovirgaceae bacterium 311, one DNA window encodes the following:
- a CDS encoding ECF subfamily RNA polymerase sigma-24 subunit (COG1595 DNA-directed RNA polymerase specialized sigma subunit, sigma24 homolog) produces the protein MKLNLINMIHGKSKSSSNEREIELWRNFRKGDRKAFEILFKTYTPVLYQYGLKFYYDADIVEDCIQELFLYLWKSKENLSDVSSVKYYLVTSLRRLILKNKTIQRRQSTIDNIITSADLFTPSHELELIARQLITESDDRLTNAINQLPSRQREAIDLKYFQDKSYQEIVIIMCVNYQTARKFVYKGLQSLRKALAS, from the coding sequence ATGAAACTCAATCTCATAAATATGATCCATGGAAAATCAAAAAGCTCCAGTAATGAGCGAGAGATTGAGTTATGGAGAAATTTCAGGAAGGGGGATCGCAAAGCTTTTGAAATATTATTTAAGACCTATACACCAGTGCTATATCAATATGGGCTAAAGTTTTATTATGATGCTGACATTGTAGAGGACTGTATCCAGGAGCTTTTTTTGTATTTGTGGAAGAGTAAAGAAAATTTATCAGACGTAAGTAGTGTTAAATATTATCTCGTTACATCATTAAGAAGGTTAATTCTTAAAAATAAAACTATTCAGCGCAGGCAATCCACCATAGATAACATTATCACTTCTGCCGATCTGTTTACCCCCTCGCACGAACTGGAACTAATAGCCAGACAGCTTATAACAGAAAGTGATGACAGACTAACAAATGCCATTAATCAGCTGCCCTCCAGACAAAGAGAAGCCATAGACCTAAAGTATTTTCAGGACAAGTCTTACCAGGAAATAGTGATCATCATGTGTGTTAACTATCAGACTGCCCGAAAATTTGTTTATAAAGGTCTTCAAAGCCTTCGAAAAGCACTTGCCTCCTAA
- a CDS encoding putative transposase (COG3335 Transposase and inactivated derivatives), with protein sequence MEAVLDTYQRDAEPGEVRLCLDERPCQLLEDVREPLPMKEGRSRKQDSEYKRNGVCNIFLAYDMDKAERYCQTTVRRTKADFALFLDRLLTEKYPDASKVTIVLDNLNIHGYGSFFAALPEKRAMELREKISFCYTPKHGSWLNMAEIEFSALSRQCLKQRIGSINKMKRIVEAWQQQRNQRKVKICWSFTSNDAHQTFKKFYPEVEFEN encoded by the coding sequence ATGGAAGCAGTGCTGGACACCTACCAAAGAGATGCTGAACCTGGAGAAGTAAGGCTATGCCTGGATGAGCGGCCATGCCAACTCCTGGAAGATGTAAGGGAGCCTCTGCCTATGAAAGAAGGCAGATCCCGCAAACAGGACAGTGAGTACAAAAGGAATGGCGTATGCAACATCTTCTTGGCCTATGACATGGATAAAGCAGAGCGCTACTGCCAAACCACAGTAAGAAGAACAAAGGCAGACTTTGCCCTTTTTCTTGATAGGCTCCTTACGGAGAAGTACCCTGATGCCAGCAAGGTCACAATCGTGCTGGACAACCTTAACATCCATGGCTACGGCTCTTTCTTTGCTGCCCTACCCGAAAAAAGAGCTATGGAACTAAGGGAAAAAATCAGCTTCTGCTACACTCCTAAGCATGGAAGCTGGCTCAACATGGCAGAAATTGAATTCTCCGCTCTGAGCCGCCAGTGCCTAAAGCAAAGAATAGGATCAATTAATAAAATGAAAAGAATAGTCGAAGCCTGGCAGCAACAGCGAAATCAGCGAAAAGTAAAAATATGCTGGAGCTTTACCTCCAACGATGCGCACCAAACCTTTAAGAAATTTTACCCTGAAGTGGAGTTCGAAAATTAA
- a CDS encoding hypothetical protein (COG5642 Uncharacterized conserved protein), producing the protein MVVVKDNLQLIHLRDEGVDVQFFRNLQDHASLPKAELAFFVGVDPTTVDNYRKQNKKFTGDSAEKLLKLHRLFALGEALFGSTDEFTDWLHMPSPGLEGQKPVALLHSITGIGEIEKQLNRIIHGYVA; encoded by the coding sequence TTGGTAGTAGTGAAAGACAACCTGCAGCTCATTCACCTGCGGGATGAAGGGGTAGACGTGCAGTTCTTCCGAAACCTGCAGGACCATGCCAGCCTGCCAAAAGCCGAGCTTGCTTTTTTTGTAGGCGTAGATCCTACCACCGTAGACAATTACAGGAAGCAGAACAAGAAGTTTACAGGCGATTCTGCCGAGAAACTCCTGAAGCTGCACCGCCTGTTTGCGCTGGGAGAAGCATTGTTTGGCTCCACTGATGAGTTTACTGATTGGCTGCACATGCCTTCTCCGGGACTGGAAGGTCAGAAGCCCGTGGCGCTGCTGCATTCCATTACAGGCATTGGCGAAATCGAAAAGCAGCTGAATCGGATCATCCACGGCTATGTAGCCTAA
- a CDS encoding anti-FecI sigma factor, FecR (COG3712 Fe2+-dicitrate sensor, membrane component): MQSKDYNKYNVEDFLLDDQFREWVIRPDAAKHIELRNWITSNPSKSGIIEAARDIILSIEMGEAKKYEAKTEEMWEKLSQQLDTEEAKQLPVYRIETSKHQIHSFKRQPLYSAAAVFIGLLLITVAYLVYNNLYSHVTYTTAYGELKHIMLPDSSEVTINANSTLSYSADWSDEKAREVWIEGEAFFSVRKKPNARNAKFIVHSNNIGVEVLGTKFNVNNRRGHTRVVLNSGKVRLNLEEAGSEDYIMKPGELAEISDDGREVTKEMVKPENFTSWRHQQLVFDGSTIEEISQVLEDNYGYQVHIKNKELLSRKFQGTFPSDNPKILLKAIAESFGLVVTVNNNEIILESKP; this comes from the coding sequence ATGCAATCTAAAGACTATAATAAATATAATGTAGAAGATTTTCTGCTGGATGACCAGTTCAGGGAGTGGGTAATCAGGCCCGATGCCGCTAAACATATTGAGCTCCGGAATTGGATAACCAGTAATCCTTCTAAGAGTGGCATCATTGAAGCAGCTCGTGATATCATACTTTCAATAGAAATGGGAGAGGCTAAAAAGTATGAGGCAAAAACTGAGGAGATGTGGGAAAAGCTTAGCCAACAGCTGGATACCGAGGAGGCAAAGCAGCTACCGGTGTACAGAATAGAAACCTCCAAACACCAAATCCATAGTTTTAAGCGCCAACCTTTATATAGCGCAGCAGCTGTTTTCATAGGGCTCTTATTAATAACAGTAGCCTATTTAGTTTATAACAATCTTTACAGCCATGTTACCTATACCACTGCTTATGGTGAGCTAAAACATATTATGTTACCCGATAGCTCGGAAGTTACCATAAATGCTAACTCAACCCTTAGTTATAGTGCAGACTGGAGCGATGAAAAGGCTAGAGAAGTCTGGATAGAAGGAGAAGCTTTTTTTTCCGTCCGTAAAAAGCCCAATGCAAGAAACGCTAAATTCATTGTACACTCCAACAATATAGGCGTGGAAGTTCTGGGCACAAAATTCAACGTAAACAACCGCAGGGGACATACCCGGGTGGTGCTTAATTCTGGTAAAGTAAGGCTTAATCTTGAAGAGGCAGGTAGTGAAGACTACATCATGAAACCAGGCGAGCTTGCTGAAATATCTGACGATGGCAGAGAGGTAACCAAAGAAATGGTGAAACCGGAAAATTTCACATCCTGGAGACACCAGCAACTGGTTTTCGATGGATCGACTATTGAAGAAATCAGCCAGGTTTTAGAAGACAACTACGGATACCAGGTGCATATAAAAAACAAGGAACTGCTTTCCAGAAAATTCCAGGGCACATTTCCCTCGGATAATCCGAAGATTTTGCTAAAAGCAATTGCAGAATCTTTTGGTCTGGTGGTAACTGTTAACAACAACGAGATTATCCTGGAATCAAAACCTTAG
- a CDS encoding phage/plasmid primase, P4 family protein (COG3378 Predicted ATPase), whose amino-acid sequence MSQHSYTPNNSSALPKDNKIQPDLAAKEQLLQVLRKAGKLTNEDNPKKTEKPKKHEELLKALLEQIEPLDYREKAGLGEDDKLTRKHYHVITIEEVLKLAKQNNWGLCRHNDTVYLYNGSFWSMIEDGLLMSFLGEAGEKMGMDKYQARHYLEKDALVKQFFSSAHMHVPIICESKVLVNLQNGTFEITDKRTKLRSFRATDFLTYQLPFFYDPLAKAPLFEAYLNKVLPDKALQDILLEYLGYVFVTPGTLKLEKVLLLYGSGANGKSVFFEIVNALLGPENISCYSLQSLTNDNSYSRAKLENILVNYGSEINGKLESSIFKQLASGEPVEARLPYGQPFTLFRYAKLIFNCNELPKEVEHTNAYYRRFLIIPFNVTIPEGEQDKELAKKIIEKELSGIFNLALEGLYRLLSKKAFTHSPIIDNLVNDYRQQSDSVQMFLEENQYSKSLSSTILIKDLYMVYKQYCLDDGYLPVSKSKLRKRLESAGIAVTRTSKSYAVFLSKPE is encoded by the coding sequence ATGAGCCAACATAGCTACACCCCTAACAACAGTTCTGCTTTACCCAAAGATAATAAAATACAACCAGATTTAGCAGCTAAGGAGCAGCTACTTCAAGTGCTCCGTAAAGCAGGAAAACTAACTAATGAAGATAATCCTAAGAAGACAGAGAAGCCTAAGAAACATGAAGAGTTGCTCAAAGCTTTACTAGAGCAAATAGAGCCTCTTGATTACAGAGAAAAGGCTGGTTTAGGTGAGGATGATAAACTGACCAGAAAGCATTACCATGTAATAACCATCGAGGAGGTACTTAAGCTGGCAAAGCAGAACAACTGGGGGCTTTGCCGCCATAATGATACTGTTTATCTTTATAATGGTTCCTTCTGGAGCATGATTGAAGATGGCCTGCTTATGAGCTTCCTAGGTGAAGCTGGTGAGAAAATGGGAATGGATAAATACCAGGCTCGTCACTACCTGGAGAAGGATGCTTTGGTAAAACAATTTTTTTCATCTGCCCATATGCATGTCCCCATTATATGTGAAAGCAAAGTATTAGTTAACCTTCAGAACGGTACTTTTGAGATAACAGATAAGCGTACAAAGTTGCGTAGTTTTAGAGCAACTGATTTCTTGACGTACCAGCTGCCATTCTTTTATGATCCACTGGCAAAGGCACCTTTATTTGAAGCGTATTTAAATAAAGTACTCCCAGATAAAGCGCTGCAGGATATCCTGCTGGAATATTTGGGTTATGTGTTTGTCACGCCAGGCACGCTTAAGCTCGAAAAGGTTCTATTGCTTTATGGCTCCGGGGCTAATGGTAAATCCGTATTTTTTGAAATAGTCAATGCGCTTCTGGGGCCAGAGAATATATCATGCTATTCCCTGCAAAGCTTAACCAATGACAATAGCTACTCCAGGGCAAAGCTGGAAAATATACTAGTTAATTATGGGAGTGAAATCAATGGTAAGTTGGAGTCCAGCATATTTAAACAGTTAGCATCAGGCGAACCTGTAGAAGCACGTTTGCCCTATGGGCAGCCTTTTACACTGTTTCGTTATGCCAAACTGATCTTCAACTGCAATGAGCTGCCCAAGGAGGTTGAGCATACCAACGCCTATTACCGTAGATTTTTAATTATACCTTTCAACGTTACTATTCCAGAGGGGGAGCAGGACAAAGAGTTAGCAAAGAAGATAATAGAAAAGGAGCTTTCAGGAATTTTCAATTTGGCCTTAGAAGGCTTATATCGGTTGCTAAGTAAAAAGGCTTTTACCCATAGCCCAATAATAGACAACTTGGTGAACGATTATCGCCAGCAAAGCGACAGTGTACAAATGTTCCTTGAAGAAAATCAGTATAGCAAAAGTCTGTCTTCAACGATACTAATAAAGGACCTATATATGGTGTACAAGCAATACTGTTTAGATGATGGCTATTTGCCTGTAAGTAAATCGAAATTGCGCAAAAGGCTAGAGAGCGCAGGTATTGCGGTTACTAGAACCAGCAAGAGCTATGCGGTATTCTTGAGCAAACCTGAATAA
- a CDS encoding hypothetical protein (COG1002 Type II restriction enzyme, methylase subunits), translating into MRCLFTMFAEDVQLLPDNSFTRLLQDYRQNIKYFPDALKALWRSMDKGGFDPALRTNIPQFNGYLFKNPEALPVTEAQLDLLIQAAEAGWADVEPAIFGTLLERALQPRERHKLGAHYTPRAYVERLVMPTVIEPLREEWEAARTASAILEDKGDESGARKEIESFHRRLCSVRVLDPVQSIGGNFLYVTLEHLKRLEGEVLEYLEHFPGQLGLDMTGGYTVTPQQLLGLEVNPRAAAIADVVLWIGYLQWHFRAHGNANRLGNPILREYGNIKQQDAVLSYSEKVARLDSNGQSVTRWDGHSTKLHPVTGQEVPDESARTIVYDYLNPKPATWPITDFIVGNPPFIGEGSRMREALGDGYVEALRMAYKSLPEGIDLVMYWWDKAASILRSNEVERFGFITTNSIKQTMNRRIMQSHITDSNSLSIVFAVPDHPWVDSADGAAVRISLTIGEKGEKHGRLLTVISESSSDELGKQVVLSEKVGKILADLTIGADVASSVPLQASKDLHSNGMMINGAGFILNQEIATRLGIEVKEAIDQVIKPYANGKDIVQNSRNALIIDLCGLDIKDVRVKYPSVYQHILENVKPERDAKKDASFRENWWLFGRTRPMLRMALEGLDKYIVTPETSKYRFFTFFDSKVIPDHMLIAFALDDPYFLRVLSSSIHQIWSLAAGGDLGGNTPRYNKSRCFDPFPFPAATETQQSTIRSIAEQLDTHRKQRQSLYPSLTITDIYNVLEKLKAGEMLSAKEHKVHELGLVSILLQLHQELDTAVSAAYGWPADLPEEEILERLVALNKERVAEEEKGHIRWLRPEYQNPQGTQASVDLPTKTKATKATAKEVLAWPKTLAEQAQAVQRALQLHERPATAEDLAQQFKPAGKAQQPQRLQQIDSLLQTLHGLGLLRKTEHEQYVK; encoded by the coding sequence ATGCGCTGCCTCTTTACCATGTTTGCCGAAGATGTGCAGCTACTGCCCGACAACTCCTTTACCCGCCTGTTGCAGGATTACCGCCAGAACATCAAGTACTTTCCTGATGCACTAAAAGCACTCTGGCGAAGCATGGATAAAGGTGGTTTCGATCCGGCACTACGCACTAATATTCCTCAATTCAACGGTTATCTCTTTAAAAACCCGGAGGCGCTGCCCGTTACCGAAGCACAACTAGACCTGCTCATACAGGCAGCCGAAGCTGGTTGGGCCGATGTGGAACCTGCTATCTTTGGCACCCTGCTGGAGCGAGCACTACAACCACGCGAACGCCACAAGCTGGGTGCTCATTATACACCGCGTGCCTATGTAGAGCGCCTGGTAATGCCAACCGTAATAGAACCGCTGCGCGAAGAATGGGAAGCAGCCCGCACCGCCTCCGCTATTCTGGAAGATAAAGGTGACGAATCAGGTGCTCGTAAAGAAATAGAATCTTTCCACCGCCGCCTATGCTCTGTACGGGTGCTTGATCCCGTACAGAGCATAGGCGGCAACTTCCTCTATGTGACCCTGGAGCATCTTAAAAGGCTGGAGGGTGAAGTATTAGAGTACCTGGAGCATTTCCCTGGCCAGCTGGGCCTCGACATGACAGGCGGCTACACCGTGACGCCCCAGCAGCTCCTGGGCCTGGAGGTAAACCCTCGCGCTGCCGCCATTGCCGATGTGGTACTCTGGATTGGATATTTACAGTGGCACTTCCGCGCCCATGGCAATGCTAACCGTTTGGGAAATCCCATCCTACGCGAATATGGGAATATCAAACAGCAAGATGCAGTGCTAAGCTACAGTGAAAAAGTAGCCCGCTTGGACAGCAATGGACAGTCTGTTACCCGCTGGGACGGCCACAGTACTAAACTCCACCCCGTTACTGGACAGGAGGTACCTGACGAAAGTGCACGAACAATTGTGTACGATTACCTTAATCCTAAACCTGCCACTTGGCCAATAACCGATTTTATTGTGGGAAACCCACCGTTTATTGGTGAAGGGAGTAGAATGAGAGAAGCCTTGGGAGATGGTTATGTTGAAGCTCTGCGTATGGCTTACAAGAGTTTACCAGAAGGTATAGACTTAGTCATGTATTGGTGGGATAAGGCTGCCAGCATCTTAAGAAGTAATGAAGTAGAGCGATTTGGCTTTATCACGACGAATAGTATCAAGCAAACAATGAATCGTCGAATTATGCAAAGCCACATTACTGATTCCAATAGCTTATCAATAGTATTTGCTGTTCCTGATCACCCTTGGGTTGATAGTGCAGATGGAGCAGCAGTACGAATCTCCTTAACTATAGGTGAGAAAGGTGAAAAGCATGGTAGGTTACTCACCGTAATTTCCGAATCTAGTTCTGATGAATTAGGTAAACAAGTTGTATTATCTGAAAAGGTAGGCAAAATACTAGCAGACTTAACAATTGGTGCTGATGTAGCGTCAAGCGTACCACTGCAAGCATCAAAGGATTTACATTCAAACGGAATGATGATAAATGGAGCAGGATTCATATTGAATCAAGAAATAGCCACTCGCTTAGGGATAGAAGTAAAAGAAGCTATTGATCAAGTAATAAAACCTTATGCGAACGGGAAAGACATTGTACAAAATTCACGTAATGCTTTAATAATTGATCTTTGTGGCCTTGATATTAAAGATGTAAGAGTTAAATATCCTAGTGTTTACCAGCACATCTTAGAGAATGTAAAACCTGAGCGTGACGCAAAAAAGGATGCCTCATTTAGAGAAAATTGGTGGTTGTTCGGACGAACCAGACCAATGCTTAGAATGGCCCTTGAAGGTCTTGATAAATATATTGTAACTCCAGAAACTTCTAAGTACAGATTCTTCACCTTCTTTGATAGCAAAGTAATTCCTGATCACATGCTAATTGCTTTTGCTCTTGATGATCCATATTTTCTGCGTGTTCTTTCTTCAAGCATACATCAAATATGGTCTCTTGCTGCTGGAGGTGATTTGGGCGGAAATACGCCGAGGTACAACAAATCACGTTGTTTTGACCCTTTCCCATTTCCTGCCGCTACAGAAACGCAGCAGTCGACAATTCGAAGTATTGCCGAGCAGCTGGACACTCATCGCAAGCAACGACAATCGCTATATCCTTCATTAACTATCACCGATATTTACAACGTGCTGGAGAAACTTAAGGCTGGGGAGATGCTTAGTGCAAAAGAGCATAAAGTACATGAGCTAGGACTGGTTAGTATTCTGCTGCAGCTGCATCAAGAGTTGGATACTGCCGTTTCCGCTGCTTATGGATGGCCTGCTGATCTGCCCGAAGAAGAAATACTGGAGAGGTTAGTGGCTCTGAACAAAGAACGTGTAGCAGAAGAAGAAAAAGGGCATATCCGCTGGCTACGCCCCGAGTACCAAAACCCACAGGGCACTCAAGCCAGTGTAGATTTACCTACCAAAACCAAAGCTACCAAAGCCACTGCGAAAGAAGTGCTGGCCTGGCCTAAAACACTGGCCGAGCAGGCACAGGCTGTTCAACGTGCACTGCAGCTGCATGAACGTCCTGCCACTGCAGAAGACCTGGCCCAGCAGTTTAAACCAGCAGGCAAGGCCCAGCAGCCCCAGCGCCTCCAACAGATTGATAGCCTACTACAAACTCTTCATGGCCTAGGCTTACTTAGAAAAACAGAGCACGAGCAGTATGTGAAGTAA
- a CDS encoding site-specific recombinase XerD (COG4974 Site-specific recombinase XerD), with the protein MATTQLLLKDPKAKGVTRIICVLTDGRQTRIKIQSDYSVKPIQWGKKKSVSSTHPNSAEMNAQLLEFKNKILNIYLCAKAEGLIANAEYIREQLRPKKEVVNANVQFWQVWKEYLESKKHNFKERSFVKFQALENHLKGFETYTKIPLHLNLMNADIFGRLQDYFYKIPNKEKGLNTQTTAKYIELFKMFLNWAVKQKYTDNTGFQEFKAIQQPDTLKIVLTKEDMEKIKTAPLAGKNYLANVRDLLIMSTLTGLRYSDYTRIKAEHIKQYEDGFKTLRIRQEKTNEFVEIPLTEEAEVLINKLISGETHPVSNQRMNAYVKDLCKLAGVDELFEVHKFQGKMKVTKRVPKHELITTHTGRRTFATNLMLRGVPETTVMKYTGHKDYKSFMKYVNIPKKAEMNIIKMALMGSYNRGVDA; encoded by the coding sequence ATGGCAACAACACAGCTTCTACTCAAGGATCCAAAGGCGAAAGGGGTTACACGCATTATTTGTGTGTTAACTGATGGGAGACAAACAAGGATTAAAATACAATCTGACTATTCGGTAAAGCCTATTCAATGGGGGAAAAAAAAGAGTGTGTCTTCAACCCATCCAAATAGTGCTGAAATGAATGCACAACTGCTGGAGTTCAAAAATAAGATTCTGAACATCTACCTGTGCGCTAAAGCAGAAGGTTTGATAGCTAACGCTGAGTATATAAGAGAGCAGCTAAGGCCAAAGAAAGAAGTTGTAAATGCTAATGTTCAGTTCTGGCAGGTATGGAAGGAATATCTGGAGTCCAAGAAGCACAATTTTAAAGAACGAAGCTTTGTAAAGTTTCAAGCTTTAGAAAATCATTTGAAAGGGTTTGAAACATATACAAAGATACCATTGCATCTCAATCTGATGAATGCAGATATTTTTGGACGCCTACAGGATTACTTTTATAAAATACCTAATAAGGAAAAGGGACTCAATACACAAACCACAGCGAAGTACATAGAGTTGTTTAAAATGTTCTTAAACTGGGCTGTAAAGCAAAAGTATACTGACAACACCGGCTTTCAAGAGTTCAAAGCCATACAACAGCCCGATACTTTAAAAATAGTACTCACAAAAGAAGACATGGAAAAGATCAAGACAGCTCCACTAGCAGGCAAGAACTACCTAGCTAACGTCAGAGACCTACTTATCATGTCTACTCTTACAGGTCTCCGTTATTCCGATTACACCCGAATAAAAGCGGAGCATATCAAGCAATATGAAGATGGGTTTAAAACTCTTAGGATCCGGCAGGAGAAGACCAATGAATTCGTAGAGATTCCTTTGACTGAAGAAGCTGAAGTCCTTATAAATAAGCTAATATCTGGCGAGACTCACCCTGTATCAAACCAGCGAATGAATGCTTATGTAAAAGATTTATGTAAACTGGCGGGAGTAGATGAGCTATTTGAGGTACACAAGTTCCAGGGCAAGATGAAAGTAACTAAGCGTGTACCTAAACACGAATTGATTACCACGCATACAGGGCGGAGAACTTTTGCGACCAATCTAATGCTTAGAGGAGTGCCTGAAACAACAGTTATGAAGTACACTGGCCATAAGGACTATAAGAGCTTTATGAAGTATGTAAACATTCCTAAGAAAGCGGAAATGAATATAATTAAGATGGCTCTGATGGGATCTTATAATAGGGGTGTGGACGCTTAG
- a CDS encoding transposase (COG3335 Transposase and inactivated derivatives), translating into MSAEEIASKADVVLSTVYKIWNRYLEVGKDAKEAIEEKPRSGQPPKLTYEVKAKITALACSDPPEGNEYWTLQMICDKVVELGYVEKISTEPVRKYLKKSSSSPGKRSNGLSGK; encoded by the coding sequence ATGAGTGCAGAAGAGATAGCTTCTAAAGCAGATGTAGTTTTATCAACGGTTTATAAGATCTGGAACAGATATTTAGAAGTGGGTAAGGATGCCAAAGAGGCTATTGAAGAAAAACCTCGTTCAGGTCAGCCGCCCAAGCTCACTTATGAGGTGAAGGCAAAGATTACCGCCCTTGCCTGCAGCGATCCTCCTGAGGGTAATGAATACTGGACTCTTCAGATGATTTGTGATAAAGTGGTAGAGTTGGGGTATGTTGAGAAGATTTCTACAGAGCCAGTGAGGAAGTATTTGAAAAAAAGCTCATCAAGCCCTGGCAAAAGAAGCAATGGGTTATCGGGCAAATAG
- a CDS encoding hypothetical protein (COG5654 Uncharacterized conserved protein) — MLLYRIIFSKYAEAKFAPGESGRWNVEGERVLYTSSSPALAMSETMAHRLGQGFLSAGYSLITFEVSDAIPLEEISRSQLPEDWRLYSSYSISQPLGSQWFRRKETLLLRVPSAVVPGDYNVVVNATHPHYDQLREVGREAFPFDQRFIQADEELKESRSKKAKEVKWGSRRK; from the coding sequence ATGCTGCTCTACCGCATTATCTTCTCTAAATACGCAGAAGCGAAATTTGCTCCCGGGGAATCGGGTCGCTGGAATGTGGAGGGGGAGCGTGTGCTCTACACCAGCTCCTCTCCTGCCCTGGCCATGTCTGAAACCATGGCACATCGGCTGGGGCAGGGCTTTCTTTCTGCCGGCTATAGCCTCATCACCTTTGAAGTATCGGATGCTATTCCTTTAGAAGAAATAAGTCGCTCCCAATTGCCCGAAGACTGGCGTCTGTACTCCAGCTATTCTATCAGCCAGCCCTTAGGCTCTCAATGGTTCAGGAGAAAAGAAACGCTCCTGCTGCGTGTACCTTCTGCCGTAGTGCCGGGTGATTATAATGTTGTTGTCAATGCCACGCATCCACATTATGACCAGCTACGGGAGGTGGGCCGGGAAGCTTTTCCTTTTGATCAGCGTTTTATCCAGGCCGACGAGGAGCTAAAAGAAAGCCGTTCAAAAAAGGCAAAAGAAGTAAAGTGGGGCAGCAGGAGAAAATGA
- a CDS encoding hypothetical protein (COG1910 Periplasmic molybdate-binding protein/domain), with protein sequence MDKQIFTSLTAPELRAMLKEELAKYFHENPLSVKVKNQNDHERLTRKQVCDEYKISLGTIHNLMKRGKLSYDKVGRKTLFKREDVERCINRKRGEL encoded by the coding sequence ATGGACAAACAGATTTTTACATCACTGACAGCGCCCGAGCTAAGGGCCATGTTAAAAGAGGAACTTGCAAAGTATTTCCATGAGAATCCTTTGAGCGTTAAGGTGAAAAACCAAAACGATCATGAGCGTTTAACTCGCAAGCAGGTTTGTGATGAGTATAAGATTTCCTTAGGGACCATTCACAACCTGATGAAGCGAGGAAAGCTATCTTATGATAAGGTAGGACGTAAAACGCTCTTTAAACGTGAAGATGTTGAGCGCTGTATAAATAGAAAAAGGGGTGAGTTATGA